In Amphiprion ocellaris isolate individual 3 ecotype Okinawa chromosome 2, ASM2253959v1, whole genome shotgun sequence, the genomic stretch AATGCAGATAATGAGTCATTGCATCAAACTTTTTTAAGACCAATGTTCATAAGGAGtccaaacaaaacagttaaatttATGATTTAGTTCAGTAACATGGCTTAAATGAGGCCTAATTAAACAGAATATTATCTATGAATGATTGGTCCAAAAGGATGCACTGAATTAACCATGTGCAACAAGTTGAATAGAAGTGACAGCAAATCTCCACTTCTTGaactgaaagcaaaaacaaacccaACCCTGTGTTATAGTCAACATTTAATATCACATAGAATACCTGCAAGAGTTTACAATACACAGGATTATGCAATATCAATATATAAGTGCAACTTCTTATTTTGGCACAGTTTCAGATATTAAGTGGTCACTCACTTTGTTGTTCGATGTAAACACAAACTACCACAACAGGTCTAATCTCTGCATACAACAGTGTCTATTTTACAAAGAAAGTAGGATGAGTGGTGGCAGAGCTGGAGAGTCACGTGATAATGATGGTTTTCTCGTTATACTTTTCTCAGTGATGAAATATAAGAGATCTCCATTACAGAGTCTTGAGTAAATCCAGTCAGGTAAAGTGTGCTGGACTTCTACAGGGGAGGCAAAGTATACAGAGGATGTCAGCCACCTTCTATtgtaaatacataaacattgCAGTGAAGAGGAAAAGCTGGTTCAACGAAAGACAGTGAAAATGTTGGCAAAAGTATTCTTCCAAGTCACTGGTTTGATGCTATTTCACATTTACAGTCTGACCCAAAAAGCATCAACCATCTGCTGTAATAAGACTTTCCtcccaagaaaaacaaagagaaaaaacctGCCTCAACAGATCGTTTGTACAAACAGCTTGTTATGACCCATATCTACTGCATGCTTCATTGTGCAAGCACCCTCTAGTTGTCAAAGTCTTGTGATGTGAGCGAAAGGAAGAAGCAAAGTGATGCTGAATCACAGAGTCCAAATGGGGTgaaggttggggtggatggatgggtccaCAAAACTTTTGAGAAAACATGTGCATTTTGAACCAATAACCCTGATACTTCCATAACCtgactatgttttttttttactccaacCATAATGCAAAGGTCCTCCATTTTAACTCCAGATTTTCCTCTAAACCCAAGGTGTGCTTTGTGCCTACACATAACAGGAGGTGTCAAATATCTGTGCTATATTTACTGCTGCTCCTATAGTTCATATTTATTAGGGCAGGGAGTAAAAATGATGGTCGTTCAGGTTGGAGGACATATTGGTCGGAAAATATGCCATTTATATCTTTTAATAAAGACAGCAATAATGGTTATGATAAATGGTTAGCATTATGAAAATGGATCTCAACCAGATAAACAATGCATTTTCCTTTAGAAATATGCATAATTTTAGGACATCTGTAGACATTCATCTGTCCTCAGTTTTTACGCACTGTGTTTTATCTCAGAGTATTCGtcttaaacaaaaattttagaGTTTCTTTATAATCTGAAAATCAAGTTACAGTCACTTTgctttttggattattttggtgtttatggtcattaaagtcatttttgggCAGTTGTAGGTCTCAACTCAGAAAATTTTTTTGCAAGATCAGATGGTTGTAGTATTTTATGTAACTTTATGTTACATGTCATCCAATGGTCCCATCTTTAATCATGCTATATGACTGATGTGCATGActaactttaaataaataacagagataacagattatttAATATGTATTGTGATAAATATCATTATTGCACGatatcattttattgtgatactATTTTCAgacatatcgcccagcactgaGCAGAGGTAAAACACTTAGCTTATCGACACCAATCTCCTCTCTGTCCAGTGCAGTCCACAGAGACACATATTATCTACAGGGATTGCATGCATGGAGCTGGTATAGACAAAGGAAACAGTCAAGCATGTCACCCCATCTTTGCAGATTCACAGTATTAAGAGATGATGTCAGAGGGTTAACAAATGATCTACAGTGTAGGTCCAgtatcatgtccactgtggtcTTCAAATTTTGTTAAACAGACCTCCGTTGGCCTTGCGCATGAGCCCTGTTGACTATATCCTGGTACATCTTGGACCTGAGAAATCGTGGGTAGGAGTCTTTCTCCATGAGGCTGTAGATTTTTGCTTGGGCCTCGTTGAGGCTGTTTGGAGTGGGATCCGCCAGGCTCTCCTTGGTCCTTTCCCTGGTGCGGTAGTCAAGGTTTATCTGTTAGGATGAAGACCGAAcacatctttttaaaagttatagtcacactgaaactgaaactgaaaagtaAAATCAAGTTGGAATGCCAATGTGTCTTGAGTCTGATAGTTTGTTCAGGGTAAGTAAAAGTTTGATGGAGCTTAAGAAAAGCTGCAGAATTTTccatttgttaaaataaactgtgtttttatttctcctgTCCAGGAACTATAATAGCTTTTTTGCATTAGGGCTTGTCTGCGCAGGACAATGGGTGGAATTAGTGATGATGTTTTGGGGACCAGGTCAGAATGAGCCAAAGCAAGtgacttgaaaatgttttgtattctgTTAACAATCAGTGAAGTCTTCACCATGTTGTAGAAAGTACTTCTAAAGTCAGTCAAGTAGGGCTTATGGAGCAGTTTAACAAGACAGAAGTAGAGTTGGTTCCTGTTCACATCCAGCATCGATATGTGTCTTGGATGATCTAATCTAATCCGGTGACATTCAAAGATGATCTGCATTGTAACTACTCAACTGATGTCCTCTGCGTAAGTACATAATCATTCTCAAATCATGTAAGCTGGCTTTGTTCACAACGTCTTAGAATTTAGAAAAGCCCATGAAGTCACATTACAAAGAGGAGTCTTCTTCACAGACTAGTCACGGGAAATACCTGAGTGACTGGTTTAAAGTGATACGTTTGGTTTTTGCAAATGGAAATGATGTATGCATTTATTTGCATATAGAGCTGAAAGAAAGATCCAATCACAATTAGTGAATTGCATGTGGGGATGCATTTCAATGCCATGTGTGTATTTAGGGCTGATATGATATGTCCCTTAACCACTTAGCTGTTGGGCCATCCAACAAAGAAGGTTTTGTAGCCTACATAGATTTAACTAAGCCTTTACCATAGTGATGTTGGAAAATGCTTATGAGAATTTGCTTAGTACTGAGataaatgttctttttctttatgtGAGCGGTAGAAGTGACTGGACAATATTTATTGAGTAGAGTCaaacagagaacaaaacaatgcaaaaaacatattagttattattcaaaatatgctctacctttcaaaagtttggggtcacccagacaatttcacattttccatgaaaagtcacacttttgttcatgtgctaacataattgcataagggttttctaatcatcaattagtctttcaacaccattagctaacacaatgtaacattagaacacaggagtgatggttgctggaaatgttcctctgtacccctatgtagatattccattaaaaatcagctgtttccagctggaatttaccacattaacaatgtctagattgtatttatGATTGATTTagtgttatctttattgaaaaaaatgcttttctttcaaaaaataaggacatttctacgtgaccccaaacttttgaacagttagTGTCTGTATTGATGTCTTCATATCTAAAGTCATCTATTGAATGCATTAAGACCAGTTACACTAAAACACACCTCTCTTGGTGCCTGAACATCGATGAACTCCTTAAAGATCTTGTTGGCTTTTGACACAAGCTTGGTTGAACTCTTGAGTTTTTTGTACTCTTCGCAGGCCATCCAGAACTCGATATTCTCGTCACTGAACTCTGTCTTGAGAAATGTTCGAAATGCAGGCAATCCATCTGGAAAGAACAGATGAATCAGAGAATAAAAGGAGGAggtaaaaaagacagaaaagaactgCAGCATAGCTTCCTGTACTGCAGCTGACAACTCCCTTTTAAatggatgtttttcttattcCTTATTTAAACATAGAGTAGCTTGGTCATATGATACATGATAAAAACCCCTCATGCTATGTTGATATTTTTCCAGGATGTACACAGCCTTGTACGGGAAAGCAGGAAATGGTCTCATGATTAGAACACAAACAAGTCAGAACAAAATGCTCCCACAAAGAGatctctcttttttgtcttcattcATCAAGATAAGTGATCAATTAATATACTCTCTGTTGAGGTTTACAGAGGAAGAGCATGTTTTTCTGTGGCCTTGTGTCATGTTGACATGCTGTTTTCTAACCTcctcatttctgctgtttatctAACAAAGCTTGGCCAAGCAGAGGGGTTGGTTCATTACTCACACTGGAACATATATTCTCATGAGTATACAGCAAAAACATGCAGGTTTACATTGACACAGGGCACATACCGGTCTACTGTAATTTGTCCTAACACACGGGAAAAGCATTCATGTCTTTAATGTAATATCAACAATAGTGGACCTATAAAGAGTAAAATCATCTGCCTAGTTCTTCAATAAAAAGAGTTTGCATCTCTAACAGAATTCGAATTTGTACAGGAAAGGCAGACAATTGCATTTTAAAGGTGCCATGATTGTTACGAGCCAAGTTCAGTACTAGTTTATCACAGTAATAGGGTAATTTCTTTGGTTTATTGAACGTTTTAAAAACCTGTTGGATTATTTGACAGGATGTACCAATTCAGAGCCACCAGCAAGTGCAGGACAAATACTGTTAAAGTATTAAgcctgtttcatttaaaaagaaaaggttgTTAAAGATCGATGGCTTGATGGGCATGTGCTGTTCACAGCAGGAGAAAAATGAGGCATTAAAAAAAGTGAAGGCTGACTTAAGGCAAGAACTGAGAGTAGGATAAAAACTTTAGCTGACAAACTCAAATAGCCTTTCTGCAACTTAATGAACTGACGGGAGATCACCCAGAGACTCCAGCttaaatacatcagaacaattAGGAGCAGCTGGGAGTAACAGAGACAATGCAGGGCAGCTGGGGCAACAGAAATCACTGGAGACTCAGGAGAGATCATGTGGCACTTTGGAACCAGCcatgctgttatttaaaaagcacatttttgacAAGCTAAAAAAGATTACCCATATGCTCATCTAGAAATGCTCACATTCAAAGTTGGTTGCATGTTACTCTGGAGCCTCAGCTACGATGTGAACTAACTCTAACCCTGACGCAATAAGCTTAAAAAGCACAGCACTGTTGATTGTCAACTTCACAGAGAGTTCTTGTACTAACAAGGTATTTAAGAGCAGACAGTGTGTGCAGGTCAAGAccccagaaaaaaacacacagctttACACACATAAGAACTACACAAGAATGGATTCAGGTGTAACACACTATTCCTcctttaaaatcaaattaaggCTGGTGTGAATGCAATAACCTACCAAGGGAACATTCAGTACTGTGTCTCTATTGCTTTGACATTActtgtgttatgtatgtgtctCTGTGAGTGTTCATGTACATGTTGTTGTGCACCTCTCTAATGCTTGGTCAATTGAAACAGGATACACAGGTGTGTCACGCTATCTCCTCCGACGGAAGGCTCTATTCCTGGCTCTGTAACAAACCATGTTTTCCCTGGGCATTATTACCTTTATAGTTTTTATATGTCAAACCAATGTGTTATGTCACAACCTCAGTCTGAACAAAACAGAATGTTGAGGAAGCAGCTTTCTTTCATGTGAGGCTGGATATCTCAAACCCATTAGTTAGCACAGTGTTTGACATGATGGAAGTAATCATTTGGACAAGACCTGTGTGAAACTAGTCTTGGAAGCACAGAGTGAAACACTTTCAGTATGTCTAAATTagaaacagataaaaaacattcaaagtCTACACAGACCACAAATCATGAAAATTTAAtcacaaaataatgtacatgGATTTTGACTTCACATTCAACATGGGTGTAACTAAACTCCAGTGCAGTTTTTAGTAGAATATTTTATTTGGAAATGagtgaattttaaaacaaaccagTCAAGACAGCAGCTGGATTACCAGGTATATCATCAAAATATGTATCTGTATATGTGATGTTCTCACTTTTGTCAGCAAAGGCCTGCTCTGCTTCACACTTGGCAGACGTTGAAGTTGTTTGGATGACGGGTCTAATATTTTGCCTAAAAGTTGCtttctgctttgctttcacaACTGTCATCACAGCATGGGAACAGGCATTAAGGACAACTGCATGGGGCCCTCAGGCTGTTAGGGGCCCCTGTGGGCTGACAAACTGTACACCACAGAGTATCTCACAATGTGGCAACTGTGGTGTTCTGAACAGGCATATAATAAACAGGCACTGCACTGGTTCTGATCATACAAAAATTCTCAGAGTGTATTTATGGTTTAACACATTCATCATTCAGCAAGGGATCACTAGTTCCTGCTTGTCTAAtgtgacatttcaaaatcaaaataacTATGCGAATTATATGAGGAAACAACAGCAGATTAATTAATGATAGACattaattactccaccaaggaacgtggtggagttatgccacaatcagcattggtttgtctgtctgtgtgtttgtctgtctgttagcaacattactctgGAACGAACAAACAGATTTATATGAGATTtgcagagaaggtcagaaatgacacaaggaccaaatgattcgattttggcagtgatgcagcttatagtctgcatccacggatttgttaaagatttatgtatcattgcaagatagtcaCAGCGTCACtctaactatgacaagtgaactgTCAAGGCTCCCTCCTCAGTCCCTGCCTCAACTCCCTCctgatcacctcctcctcctcacctggtCTCCACTCACTCCCTGCGGCAGCTGCCTGCAATAACCCATCACCGTCATCAGAACTCTGGGCAGCTGTGATGCAGCACACCTGttctccatctccctccatAAAAGCCAGCTCCACACTCaacaccctgccagatagttGCTTCAGCTCCAAGCATCTCTGCTGGTCACGCTGCCTGGGCTCCTCGGTCACTCCTGTCCACCACCAAACTCTGAACCAGCGTTCacctctggaggaggaggtgtctcGTCCCTGCCTGCCTCAGCCCGTCCTCGCTGCCCCAGCCTCTGGATCTCCAGGACTGCCATAACCACTCTCTGCCGCTCGCCCACCCCAGTGGAGAACAAACCTGGACTGCCGGTCTCCGGTAGCCTGTCTGCCCGCCTTCCAGTCCGTAGTGAGTTCCTTAGTTAGAGTTTTTCCTGGCTTTAGTTTCATGTTGATTTAGTCCTTAGTTTCAGTCACTCACTCCCCCTTAGTTCTGTTGGCATACCTAATTTGtagcaaaataaaattaatttctgcCTGATCCTGCCGTGAGTCTGTGTGTTCTCTGCCTGGGTTCACCACCTCCCCGTGAcatgaacactacatcagctgcctgctgatgatcacatgattgtgatcctactacaaatccaccgttacggacttatcaggacttatccatcagaaatggtacaaggaacaattgatgaaattgtgggggtgtttctgagtcccatcaattcccgctgcccgctacatatttaggtcacgtgattcgatATCCAtacgtaacgtacacatgcataacacacgcctgtgcttaGCACAAGATCAtgttgtttgtggatacatctatattaaatggacacattctatgttgctgtgatttctgatcatcaataactcatgaatAAATGCTCCACTtctaaaaaaaaccaaccatgctgcatttctgacaatgccatatggaggaatgaacagccttggtggagtactgcactctctgagtgcttttctggttCCCTTTGTATTTGTCAGGAACTTGAATATTGCAAACTGTTCTTTATATGTGCATATAATTTTTTGGAAGTTGTACCACACTTAGATCATTTTAGTCTGATCTTAAGAT encodes the following:
- the rgs8 gene encoding regulator of G-protein signaling 8, giving the protein MKTRLGCLSNKSDSYNDFSEFLPPAHETTARCLKLSTDEVVRWSESFDQLISHKYGLPAFRTFLKTEFSDENIEFWMACEEYKKLKSSTKLVSKANKIFKEFIDVQAPREINLDYRTRERTKESLADPTPNSLNEAQAKIYSLMEKDSYPRFLRSKMYQDIVNRAHAQGQRRSV